In Arthrobacter citreus, a single genomic region encodes these proteins:
- a CDS encoding antibiotic biosynthesis monooxygenase, with protein sequence MGSFAKTPNPPYYAVIFCSNRTEGDNGYSKMSEKMVELASSQQGFLGVESARDDEMGITVSYWESLDAIKTWKEHAVHKVAQERGKKDWYESFALRVCKVERDNFFEM encoded by the coding sequence ATGGGATCATTTGCAAAAACGCCAAATCCGCCTTATTATGCGGTAATCTTTTGTTCTAATAGAACTGAAGGAGATAATGGTTACAGTAAGATGTCCGAAAAAATGGTTGAATTAGCTTCAAGCCAACAAGGATTTTTAGGAGTGGAGAGTGCTCGAGATGATGAAATGGGTATAACTGTTTCGTATTGGGAATCATTGGACGCTATTAAAACATGGAAAGAGCATGCGGTTCATAAAGTTGCACAAGAACGTGGAAAAAAAGACTGGTATGAATCATTCGCGTTAAGAGTGTGTAAAGTTGAAAGAGATAATTTTTTTGAAATGTAA
- a CDS encoding (2Fe-2S)-binding protein, which produces MPKVRLHVEGEIIEQEVRDNANLVVLAGIRQFPKLKYGCGMGKCTKCVCRVLEGAEKLDPPNWKEQKMLGEKVEEGMRLCCQLTIKDDIVISQEHIVAPIPKVAKPVNAQ; this is translated from the coding sequence ATGCCAAAAGTACGCTTGCATGTTGAAGGAGAAATCATTGAGCAAGAAGTGCGTGATAACGCGAATCTAGTAGTGTTGGCAGGCATCCGTCAATTCCCAAAACTGAAATATGGGTGCGGGATGGGTAAATGTACAAAATGCGTATGTAGAGTGTTAGAAGGAGCAGAGAAGCTTGATCCGCCAAACTGGAAAGAGCAGAAAATGTTAGGAGAAAAAGTTGAAGAAGGCATGCGTTTATGCTGTCAGCTAACGATCAAAGACGATATTGTCATTTCACAGGAACATATAGTTGCCCCAATACCGAAAGTTGCAAAACCAGTTAATGCCCAATAA
- a CDS encoding DUF1540 domain-containing protein, which yields MAKDVLCEVDNCKYWASGNKCSADSIYVVSHKGKQAANNAETDCKTFDPGL from the coding sequence ATGGCAAAAGATGTGCTTTGTGAAGTTGATAATTGTAAATATTGGGCTTCTGGAAACAAATGTAGTGCAGATTCTATTTATGTTGTAAGTCATAAAGGGAAACAAGCTGCAAACAATGCTGAAACAGATTGCAAAACATTTGATCCAGGATTATAA